The following coding sequences lie in one uncultured Celeribacter sp. genomic window:
- a CDS encoding ABC transporter ATP-binding protein — MTELLKVVGLTREYPGVRANDDVSFSIGTGEVHALLGENGAGKSTLVKMIYGLEKPDAGFMKLRGGSFAPQNPQAARAAGVAMVFQHFSLFEALTVAENVALGMENPPKMRELAASIREVSENYGLPLDPDRIVGDLSAGERQRVEIIRCLLQDPKLLIMDEPTSVLTPQEVEILFKTLRKLQSEGTSILYISHKLEEIRALCDGATILRLGKVVGDCDPKVTTARAMAEMMVGQTLHVPSREGGETGEVLLEVKGLDFAPANPFGTKLKNVSLTLRAGEVLGIGGVAGNGQDELLSVLSGEARTGKGAVMFEGQDVSSLGPNARRKIGILAAPEERLGHAAAPNMSLTENAALTATIRKKLSKNNFLNWKKTEDFAREVIKAFDVRTPGPGSAARSLSGGNLQKFVIGREVMQEPKILVVNQPTWGVDASAAAAIRQALLDLAAQGAGVLVISQDLDELMEISDHFAALNEGTLTAPRPAKGLTVDEIGLMMGGAHDMEVAEL; from the coding sequence GTGACGGAGCTTTTGAAAGTCGTGGGGCTGACCCGCGAATATCCCGGCGTGCGCGCCAATGACGATGTCAGTTTTTCCATCGGCACGGGCGAAGTTCATGCGCTTTTGGGCGAAAACGGCGCGGGAAAATCGACCCTTGTGAAAATGATTTACGGGCTGGAAAAGCCCGACGCGGGGTTCATGAAACTGCGCGGCGGCTCTTTCGCGCCACAAAACCCGCAGGCTGCCCGCGCCGCAGGCGTCGCCATGGTGTTTCAGCATTTCTCGCTCTTCGAGGCGCTGACGGTCGCCGAAAACGTAGCACTCGGTATGGAAAACCCGCCGAAAATGCGCGAGCTGGCCGCCTCTATCCGCGAGGTCTCGGAAAACTATGGCTTGCCTTTGGACCCCGACCGGATTGTTGGCGATCTGTCGGCGGGGGAACGGCAACGCGTCGAGATCATCCGCTGTCTGTTGCAAGATCCGAAGCTGTTGATCATGGACGAGCCGACCTCGGTTCTGACGCCGCAAGAGGTTGAAATCCTGTTCAAAACCCTGCGCAAACTGCAATCCGAAGGCACTTCGATCCTCTATATTTCGCACAAGCTCGAAGAAATCCGCGCACTTTGCGACGGGGCGACGATCCTGCGTCTCGGCAAAGTGGTGGGCGACTGCGACCCCAAAGTCACCACGGCGCGGGCCATGGCGGAGATGATGGTGGGGCAGACGCTGCACGTGCCGTCGCGCGAAGGTGGTGAGACGGGTGAGGTGCTGCTAGAGGTCAAAGGCCTCGACTTCGCGCCCGCAAATCCCTTTGGCACAAAGCTCAAGAACGTCTCTCTAACGCTGCGCGCGGGCGAGGTTCTTGGCATCGGCGGGGTGGCGGGCAACGGGCAGGACGAATTGCTCTCGGTGCTGTCGGGCGAGGCCCGGACCGGCAAGGGCGCCGTTATGTTTGAGGGGCAGGACGTGAGCTCTCTGGGGCCAAACGCGCGGCGCAAAATCGGCATTCTGGCCGCGCCCGAGGAACGCCTCGGCCACGCCGCAGCGCCCAATATGAGCCTGACGGAGAACGCGGCGCTGACCGCAACGATCCGTAAAAAGCTCAGCAAAAACAATTTCCTGAACTGGAAAAAGACCGAAGATTTTGCCCGCGAGGTGATCAAGGCCTTCGACGTGCGCACCCCCGGCCCCGGCTCGGCAGCACGGTCTTTGTCGGGGGGCAATTTGCAGAAATTCGTTATCGGGCGCGAGGTCATGCAAGAGCCGAAGATTTTGGTGGTGAACCAGCCGACCTGGGGCGTCGATGCCTCCGCCGCCGCCGCAATCCGGCAGGCGCTTCTTGATCTCGCGGCGCAGGGCGCTGGCGTCCTCGTCATTTCTCAGGACCTCGACGAGTTGATGGAAATCTCCGATCATTTCGCCGCCCTCAACGAGGGCACATTGACCGCGCCCCGCCCCGCCAAAGGCCTCACCGTCGATGAGATCGGTCTGATGATGGGCGGCGCGCATGATATGGAGGTGGCGGAGCTGTGA
- a CDS encoding carboxymuconolactone decarboxylase family protein, translating to MSWVEKNESMRTALRALNKANPNIPEGFGALSKAALAGDVLDHKTKELLALAMAISVRCDPCVGFHVEALMKYGGTREELLEMLAMNIQMGGGPVLMYAAKALECWDELAAKSSEG from the coding sequence ATGTCTTGGGTCGAAAAGAACGAAAGCATGCGCACAGCGCTGCGTGCGCTGAACAAAGCCAATCCGAACATCCCCGAGGGCTTCGGCGCCCTGTCGAAAGCCGCGCTTGCGGGCGATGTTTTGGATCATAAAACCAAGGAATTGCTGGCGCTGGCCATGGCGATTTCCGTGCGCTGCGATCCTTGCGTCGGCTTTCACGTCGAGGCGTTGATGAAATACGGCGGCACGCGTGAAGAGTTGCTCGAAATGCTGGCGATGAACATCCAGATGGGCGGTGGCCCGGTGTTGATGTATGCCGCCAAAGCTTTGGAATGCTGGGACGAATTGGCCGCGAAATCCTCTGAGGGCTAA
- a CDS encoding ABC transporter permease translates to MITFVKRPEPSKAWTIATPILAVILTMILGGLLFAAMGKDPVAAIRTIFWDPLFNEQFAAYSRPQLLVKAGPLILIAIGLSLGFKAGIWNIGAEGQYIIGAITGASVGLALYPLDAWWIFPLMVIAGALGGFLWAMIPALLKTKFNTNEILVSLMLVYVAEQILASAALGFLRNPEGNGFPGSRNLSQIPAMSNPELITGTGAHWGVVAAFASVVAAYVLINKHMLGFQIRLTGESPRAARFAGVKDKLLVVFCLGAAGALSGLAGLFEVTGPAGQISIDFGAGYGFTAIIVAFLGRLNPIGILLAGLLLALTFIGGELAQFMLGLPSAAIQVFQGMLLMILLAMDILVNYRVMILKKEAS, encoded by the coding sequence GTGATCACATTCGTCAAACGCCCCGAACCCTCGAAAGCCTGGACCATTGCCACGCCGATCCTCGCGGTCATTCTGACCATGATCCTCGGCGGATTGCTGTTCGCCGCCATGGGCAAGGACCCGGTCGCGGCCATTCGCACGATCTTTTGGGACCCGCTCTTTAACGAACAATTCGCCGCCTATTCGCGCCCGCAATTGCTGGTCAAAGCCGGGCCGCTGATCCTGATCGCCATCGGGCTCTCGCTGGGGTTCAAAGCCGGGATTTGGAACATCGGCGCCGAAGGCCAATATATCATCGGCGCCATCACCGGCGCCTCTGTCGGTCTGGCGCTTTACCCGTTGGACGCCTGGTGGATTTTTCCTCTAATGGTGATCGCGGGGGCTTTGGGCGGCTTTCTCTGGGCGATGATCCCAGCGCTGTTGAAGACAAAATTCAACACCAATGAAATCCTCGTCTCGCTGATGCTGGTCTATGTGGCGGAGCAAATTCTGGCCTCCGCCGCGCTTGGTTTTTTGCGCAACCCGGAGGGCAACGGCTTTCCCGGCTCGCGCAACCTGAGCCAGATCCCGGCCATGTCTAACCCGGAGCTGATCACCGGCACAGGCGCGCATTGGGGCGTGGTCGCGGCCTTTGCCTCTGTCGTGGCGGCCTATGTGTTGATCAACAAACATATGCTGGGCTTTCAAATCCGGCTGACCGGCGAAAGCCCCCGCGCGGCGCGGTTTGCGGGTGTCAAAGACAAGCTTTTGGTTGTGTTCTGTCTCGGCGCGGCGGGTGCACTCTCAGGATTGGCCGGGCTGTTCGAAGTCACAGGTCCCGCCGGTCAAATCTCCATCGACTTTGGTGCAGGCTACGGCTTTACCGCCATCATCGTCGCCTTTCTGGGCCGTTTGAACCCCATCGGCATCCTGCTGGCCGGGTTGCTCCTCGCGCTCACCTTCATTGGCGGCGAGTTGGCGCAATTCATGCTGGGCCTGCCCTCGGCGGCAATTCAGGTGTTCCAAGGTATGTTGTTGATGATCCTTCTGGCCATGGACATCCTCGTGAACTACCGCGTGATGATCTTGAAAAAGGAGGCCTCCTGA
- a CDS encoding D-glycerate dehydrogenase, with protein sequence MAKDRLKVVVTRALPEQVETRMKELFDVELNHTDEKMDKAALVQAMQRADVLVPCVTDRIDAGMLGQAGERLKLIANYGAGVDHIDVITAQNRSILVSNTPDVVTEDTADMAMALMLAVTRRIPEGQAAMQSGVWEGWAPTAFLGQRLTGKRLGILGMGRIGRALALRARAFGLSVHYHNRTRLRPETEAAFEATWWDSLDQMLSRVDILSINCPHTPATYHQINARRLKLMKPSAVIVNTSRGEVIDENALTRGLRAGEIGGAGLDVFEHGHQINPRLREQPNVVLLPHMGSATLEGRIEMGEQVMLNIRTFADGHRPPDMVVPAML encoded by the coding sequence ATGGCGAAAGATCGTCTGAAGGTCGTGGTGACACGGGCACTGCCGGAACAGGTCGAAACCCGGATGAAAGAGCTCTTCGATGTCGAGCTCAATCACACGGATGAAAAGATGGACAAAGCGGCGTTGGTTCAGGCGATGCAGCGCGCCGATGTTCTGGTCCCTTGTGTGACGGATCGGATCGACGCGGGCATGTTGGGACAGGCGGGGGAGCGTCTGAAACTGATCGCCAATTACGGGGCAGGTGTGGATCATATTGATGTGATCACGGCGCAAAACCGCAGCATCCTCGTCTCGAACACCCCCGATGTGGTGACTGAGGACACGGCGGATATGGCGATGGCTTTGATGCTCGCCGTGACGCGGCGCATCCCCGAAGGTCAGGCGGCGATGCAATCCGGTGTCTGGGAAGGTTGGGCGCCGACGGCGTTTCTGGGCCAGAGGTTGACGGGCAAGCGGCTTGGCATTCTGGGCATGGGGCGGATCGGCCGGGCCTTGGCGCTCCGGGCGCGGGCCTTTGGTCTGTCGGTGCATTACCACAACCGCACGCGGTTGCGGCCAGAGACTGAAGCGGCCTTTGAAGCGACCTGGTGGGACAGTCTCGATCAGATGCTCTCGCGCGTCGATATCCTCTCGATCAACTGCCCGCACACGCCTGCGACCTATCACCAGATCAATGCGCGGCGGCTTAAGCTCATGAAACCGAGCGCAGTGATCGTGAACACGTCGCGTGGCGAGGTGATCGACGAAAACGCCCTGACCCGTGGGCTGCGCGCCGGCGAGATCGGTGGCGCAGGCCTCGATGTCTTTGAGCACGGGCATCAGATCAACCCGCGTTTGCGCGAGCAGCCCAATGTGGTTCTCTTGCCTCATATGGGCTCCGCGACGCTCGAAGGGCGGATCGAGATGGGTGAACAGGTGATGCTCAACATTCGTACTTTTGCCGACGGCCACCGCCCGCCGGATATGGTCGTGCCCGCGATGTTATAA
- a CDS encoding SH3 domain-containing protein, which yields MKTGRSFGRGAPSLVLLSCLLALSLLAITPTLGWATDGPTRGSVTNLPLPRFVSLKSDKANVRRGPSLSHRIDWVFVRRGYPLEVIAEYGHWRRVRDLEGATGWLHYSLISGVRTALVTDENVDLYSRPDPSSRLNAQAEKNVILRLQECNVSWCKVTAGGQKGWVLKAGIWGVRPDEILE from the coding sequence ATGAAAACGGGTCGATCTTTCGGCAGGGGCGCGCCCTCTCTGGTGCTCCTGTCTTGCCTCTTGGCGCTCAGTCTTTTGGCGATCACGCCAACGCTCGGTTGGGCCACCGATGGCCCCACGCGCGGCTCTGTCACCAACCTCCCGCTGCCCCGGTTCGTCTCGCTCAAAAGCGACAAGGCCAATGTCCGGCGCGGGCCGTCTTTGTCGCATCGCATCGACTGGGTCTTTGTGCGCCGGGGCTATCCGCTTGAGGTCATCGCGGAATACGGCCATTGGCGTCGTGTGCGCGACCTTGAGGGCGCCACCGGCTGGCTGCACTACTCGCTGATTTCCGGGGTGCGCACGGCGCTTGTCACCGATGAGAATGTCGACCTCTATTCCCGCCCGGATCCCAGCTCGCGCCTCAATGCCCAAGCGGAGAAAAACGTCATCCTGCGTCTTCAGGAATGCAATGTCTCGTGGTGTAAAGTGACCGCTGGCGGACAAAAGGGATGGGTGTTGAAAGCCGGCATCTGGGGCGTGCGTCCAGACGAAATTTTAGAGTAA
- the panC gene encoding pantoate--beta-alanine ligase, with protein MKICRTKQDIRKAVRGFQAAGETVALVPTMGYLHEGHMTLVRTAKANADRVIASIFVNPTQFGEAADLEAYPRDEPRDFTLLEAEGVDAVFCPSVEEMYHPLKQTTVLTEDLDKVLMGALRPGHFKGVCTVVTKLFNITGADKAFFGEKDYQQLQVIKTMVRDLDMPIEITGVPTVREVDGLAMSSRNVRLTPEDRQTALILNKALAFADYEVSDGRSGPDLEQEIRDFIAREPRAKLESVDVRDAETLAEVPGAITRPVVILLAARFGDVLLIDQRVANPA; from the coding sequence TTGAAGATTTGTCGCACGAAACAAGACATCCGCAAGGCTGTCAGAGGCTTTCAGGCCGCGGGCGAAACCGTCGCCTTGGTGCCCACCATGGGCTATCTGCACGAGGGTCACATGACCTTGGTGCGCACCGCCAAGGCCAATGCCGACCGGGTCATCGCCTCGATCTTCGTCAATCCGACGCAATTCGGCGAGGCCGCCGATCTCGAGGCCTACCCGCGTGACGAGCCCCGCGATTTTACCCTGCTTGAGGCCGAGGGCGTCGATGCCGTCTTCTGCCCCTCCGTCGAAGAAATGTATCACCCTCTGAAACAAACCACCGTGCTCACCGAGGATTTGGACAAGGTGCTGATGGGCGCTCTGCGGCCCGGCCATTTCAAAGGCGTCTGCACCGTGGTGACCAAGCTTTTCAACATCACCGGCGCCGACAAGGCGTTTTTCGGCGAAAAAGATTACCAGCAGCTTCAGGTCATCAAGACCATGGTCCGCGATCTGGATATGCCGATCGAGATCACCGGCGTGCCGACCGTGCGCGAGGTGGACGGGCTGGCGATGTCGTCACGCAACGTGCGCCTGACGCCCGAGGATCGCCAGACCGCGTTGATCCTGAACAAGGCGCTGGCCTTCGCCGATTACGAGGTCTCCGACGGGCGCTCCGGGCCCGATCTGGAGCAGGAAATCCGCGACTTCATCGCCCGTGAACCGCGCGCAAAACTGGAAAGTGTCGATGTGCGGGATGCCGAAACGCTGGCCGAGGTGCCGGGCGCGATCACGCGGCCCGTGGTGATCCTTCTGGCCGCGCGCTTTGGCGATGTGCTATTGATCGACCAAAGGGTCGCGAACCCCGCTTGA
- a CDS encoding DUF2834 domain-containing protein — translation MPSSRVWFALAVFGTVIPWAFFGGWFAQNGLSPLSFVTDLFANGAAAGFSADVMISIAVFWLWSFFDAKREGVTRWWLVLPAGFTVGLSLALPLYLGLREKESA, via the coding sequence ATGCCCTCCTCTCGCGTCTGGTTTGCCTTGGCCGTGTTCGGCACCGTGATCCCATGGGCGTTTTTCGGCGGCTGGTTCGCTCAAAACGGCCTCTCGCCTCTGTCCTTCGTCACCGACCTGTTTGCCAATGGCGCGGCCGCTGGGTTCTCCGCCGATGTGATGATCTCCATCGCGGTCTTCTGGCTCTGGTCCTTCTTTGATGCGAAACGCGAAGGAGTGACGCGCTGGTGGCTGGTCCTGCCCGCAGGCTTCACCGTGGGGCTGTCATTAGCCCTGCCGCTTTATCTCGGCCTGCGTGAGAAGGAGAGCGCGTAA
- a CDS encoding CsbD family protein: MNWDQIEGKWTEMQGRVREEWGQLTDDDLAEAQGNREQLEGKLQQRYGKTKEEARKAVDDFLAKV; the protein is encoded by the coding sequence ATGAATTGGGACCAAATCGAAGGCAAATGGACTGAAATGCAAGGCCGCGTTCGTGAAGAATGGGGTCAGCTGACCGACGACGATCTGGCGGAGGCTCAGGGCAACCGCGAACAGCTCGAAGGCAAGCTTCAGCAGCGCTACGGCAAGACCAAGGAAGAGGCGCGCAAGGCCGTCGACGATTTCCTGGCGAAGGTGTGA
- a CDS encoding BMP family ABC transporter substrate-binding protein has product MKRRTLLTAAAAASALTLSLAAPSFAQDKTKVGFIYVGPVGDGGWTYEHNQGRLAVEEHFGDAVETIYQENVPEGADAERAITQMALSGADLIFTTSFGYMDPTINVAAKFPDVKFEHATGYKTTDNVGVYSARFYEGRAVQGTIAGMMTKSNKVGYIGSFPIPEVIRGINSAYLHAKKVNPDVEFSVVWAYTWFDPAKEADAAQALIDQGADVILQHTDSTAPQAAAQKAGNVITFGQASDMGEYAPLPRVSSIIDNWAPYYIERVQAVMDGTWESDNTWDGIGAGMVGIGEITDAVPEDVKAAAVEVMNSIADGSYVPFTGPINKQDGSVWLAEGETADDGTLAGMNFYVEGLTGEIPQ; this is encoded by the coding sequence ATGAAACGTAGAACGTTGCTGACCGCTGCCGCCGCAGCTTCCGCCCTTACGCTGAGCTTGGCTGCGCCGAGCTTTGCGCAAGACAAGACCAAGGTCGGCTTTATCTATGTCGGTCCCGTCGGTGACGGTGGTTGGACCTATGAGCACAACCAGGGCCGTCTGGCCGTCGAAGAACATTTCGGCGATGCGGTCGAGACCATCTATCAGGAAAACGTGCCCGAAGGCGCAGATGCCGAACGTGCGATCACCCAGATGGCACTGTCGGGCGCGGACCTGATTTTCACCACCTCCTTCGGCTATATGGACCCGACCATCAACGTCGCCGCCAAATTCCCGGATGTGAAATTCGAACACGCCACCGGCTATAAAACCACCGACAACGTCGGCGTCTATTCCGCCCGCTTCTATGAGGGCCGCGCTGTTCAGGGCACCATCGCAGGCATGATGACCAAGTCGAACAAGGTCGGCTACATCGGGTCCTTCCCGATCCCCGAAGTGATCCGCGGCATCAACTCCGCGTACCTGCACGCTAAGAAAGTGAACCCGGATGTCGAATTCTCCGTGGTCTGGGCCTACACATGGTTCGACCCGGCGAAAGAAGCCGACGCAGCACAGGCCCTGATCGACCAAGGCGCCGATGTGATCCTTCAGCACACCGACTCAACCGCACCGCAGGCCGCAGCCCAAAAGGCCGGCAATGTGATCACCTTTGGTCAGGCCTCTGACATGGGTGAATACGCCCCGCTGCCGCGCGTCTCCTCGATCATCGACAACTGGGCGCCCTATTACATCGAACGCGTTCAGGCCGTCATGGATGGCACCTGGGAAAGCGACAACACTTGGGACGGCATCGGCGCAGGCATGGTTGGCATTGGCGAGATCACCGACGCTGTGCCGGAAGACGTGAAAGCCGCCGCGGTCGAGGTCATGAACTCCATCGCTGACGGTTCCTATGTGCCCTTCACCGGCCCGATCAACAAACAGGACGGCTCCGTGTGGTTGGCCGAGGGCGAAACCGCAGACGATGGTACGCTTGCAGGCATGAACTTCTACGTCGAAGGTCTGACCGGCGAGATTCCGCAGTAA
- a CDS encoding ABC transporter permease produces the protein MDFGGINPVILLASLMVASTPILLAALGEMVTEKSGVLNLGVEGMMITGAVCGFIAAVETGSPTLGFVAAALGGMALSMLFAVLTQIFLTTQVPAGLALTLMGLGLASLLGQNYVGIKPPSLPDLHVPLLQDIPILGPILFQHDAVVYLSLLSVVAIWAFLKFTRAGLVLRAVGENHAAAHALGYKVKLVRFAAIGFGGAMAGLGGAYISLVRVPQWTDGITAGIGWIALAIVVFASWRAGRVLIGAYLFGGITVLQLNLQAAGAKVPVELLSMSPFLATILVLVVISARRHGASNAPAMLGRIFHSS, from the coding sequence ATGGACTTTGGTGGCATCAATCCCGTCATCCTTTTGGCCTCGCTCATGGTCGCCTCGACCCCGATCCTTTTGGCCGCTCTGGGTGAAATGGTGACGGAGAAATCCGGCGTGTTGAACCTCGGCGTCGAGGGCATGATGATCACCGGCGCGGTCTGCGGATTTATCGCGGCTGTCGAAACCGGGTCTCCGACGCTGGGTTTTGTCGCGGCGGCTTTGGGCGGCATGGCTTTGTCGATGCTCTTCGCGGTTCTGACGCAGATTTTCCTCACCACACAGGTGCCTGCCGGTCTGGCGCTCACGCTCATGGGACTAGGGCTGGCCTCTCTTTTGGGGCAGAATTACGTCGGCATCAAACCACCCTCTCTGCCGGATTTGCATGTGCCTTTGTTGCAGGACATTCCGATCCTCGGCCCCATCCTGTTTCAGCATGACGCGGTTGTGTATCTCAGCCTTCTATCCGTTGTGGCGATCTGGGCCTTTCTCAAGTTTACCCGTGCGGGGCTTGTCCTGCGCGCCGTCGGTGAAAATCACGCTGCCGCGCATGCCTTGGGCTATAAAGTGAAACTGGTGCGCTTTGCTGCTATCGGGTTTGGCGGCGCCATGGCCGGGCTTGGCGGCGCCTACATCAGCCTCGTGCGCGTGCCGCAATGGACCGATGGGATCACCGCAGGCATCGGCTGGATCGCTCTGGCCATCGTGGTCTTTGCAAGCTGGCGTGCGGGCCGTGTGCTGATCGGCGCATACCTCTTTGGCGGCATCACCGTGTTGCAGCTCAACCTTCAGGCGGCGGGCGCAAAAGTCCCCGTCGAGCTTTTGTCCATGTCGCCGTTCCTCGCAACCATTCTGGTGCTTGTCGTCATTTCCGCCCGACGTCATGGTGCCTCCAACGCCCCGGCGATGCTCGGGCGCATTTTTCACAGCTCGTGA
- a CDS encoding pirin family protein, whose amino-acid sequence MTFRPVKATSEGQFTLEGAGVHLYRAFGFHKPREFDPFLLFDDFRNDDPKQFEKGFPWHPHRGIETITYVLDGEVEHGDSLGNKGVLGKGSVQWMTAGSGIMHQEMPRGNAAGQMHGFQLWANLPSSLKMTAPRYQDIQGSDIPEIIDDDGTKVKIVTGSFWGKRGPVDGIAADPLYLDISVPPNTRKVLPVDTYANTFAYIFAGRASFRDASQPYGVRVEKEVNGEEINIRDMSGNRTLVNFDTGNEIVVNSGPEGVRFLLISGQPIKEPVAWHGPIVMNTREELMQAFNELNNGTFIRDQRDH is encoded by the coding sequence ATGACATTCCGTCCCGTCAAAGCGACCTCTGAAGGTCAGTTCACACTCGAAGGCGCAGGCGTGCATCTCTATCGCGCTTTCGGCTTTCACAAACCGCGCGAATTCGATCCGTTCTTGCTGTTCGATGATTTCCGCAATGACGATCCGAAGCAGTTCGAAAAGGGCTTTCCCTGGCATCCGCATCGCGGCATCGAGACGATCACCTATGTCTTGGATGGCGAGGTCGAGCATGGCGACAGCCTTGGCAACAAAGGCGTTTTAGGCAAAGGCTCCGTTCAATGGATGACGGCAGGCTCCGGCATCATGCATCAGGAAATGCCGCGCGGGAATGCGGCGGGGCAGATGCACGGGTTTCAGCTTTGGGCCAACCTGCCTTCCTCGCTCAAGATGACCGCGCCGCGCTATCAGGACATTCAGGGCAGCGACATTCCCGAGATCATCGACGATGACGGCACCAAGGTGAAGATCGTCACCGGGTCGTTCTGGGGTAAGCGCGGGCCTGTCGATGGCATCGCCGCCGATCCGCTTTATCTCGACATCTCCGTGCCGCCGAACACACGCAAGGTGCTGCCGGTCGACACATATGCCAACACGTTTGCCTATATCTTTGCGGGCCGTGCGTCTTTCCGCGATGCCTCTCAGCCTTACGGCGTGCGGGTCGAGAAAGAGGTGAATGGCGAGGAGATCAACATCCGCGATATGTCCGGCAACCGGACGCTGGTGAATTTCGACACCGGCAATGAGATCGTGGTGAACAGCGGGCCCGAAGGCGTGCGGTTCCTGTTGATTTCCGGGCAGCCGATCAAAGAGCCGGTGGCCTGGCATGGGCCGATCGTGATGAACACGCGTGAGGAGTTGATGCAGGCGTTCAATGAGTTGAACAACGGCACCTTCATTCGTGATCAGCGAGATCACTGA
- the panB gene encoding 3-methyl-2-oxobutanoate hydroxymethyltransferase has product MSSQTETIRRVTVPQIRALKGADPIVSLTAYHAHTAAIAEKYCDFLLVGDSLGMVMHGMESTVGVSLELMIMHGKAVVRGTKRALVVVDMPFGSYEESPAQAFRNAAKIMKETQCQAVKLEGGARMAETIKFLSERGIPVMAHIGLTPQSTNIMGGFKTQGRDEDEWQFHIDDAIAVADAGAFAVVVEGVVEPLAEKITQAIDVPTIGIGASKTCDGQILVMEDMLGLNDWVPKFVKKFGAVGEAIEDAIASYAEDVKSRAFPTQDNVYGSKK; this is encoded by the coding sequence ATGTCATCCCAAACCGAAACCATCCGTCGTGTGACCGTGCCGCAAATCCGCGCGCTCAAGGGTGCCGACCCCATCGTGTCGCTGACCGCCTACCACGCGCATACTGCCGCGATTGCCGAAAAATACTGTGATTTCCTGCTGGTGGGCGACAGCCTCGGCATGGTGATGCATGGCATGGAAAGCACTGTGGGCGTGTCGCTCGAGCTGATGATCATGCACGGCAAGGCGGTGGTGCGTGGCACCAAACGCGCGCTTGTGGTGGTGGACATGCCCTTTGGCTCCTATGAGGAAAGCCCGGCGCAGGCCTTTCGCAATGCCGCGAAAATCATGAAGGAAACCCAGTGTCAGGCCGTCAAACTCGAAGGCGGCGCGCGCATGGCAGAGACGATCAAATTCCTCTCCGAGCGCGGCATCCCGGTGATGGCCCATATCGGCCTCACCCCGCAATCGACCAACATCATGGGCGGGTTTAAAACCCAAGGCCGTGACGAAGACGAGTGGCAATTCCACATCGACGACGCGATTGCCGTCGCCGACGCCGGCGCCTTTGCCGTCGTGGTCGAAGGCGTGGTCGAACCGCTCGCGGAGAAAATCACCCAAGCCATCGACGTGCCGACCATCGGCATTGGTGCGTCAAAGACCTGTGACGGGCAGATTTTGGTGATGGAAGACATGCTGGGCCTGAACGACTGGGTGCCGAAATTCGTCAAGAAATTCGGCGCGGTCGGCGAAGCCATTGAGGACGCCATCGCGTCCTACGCCGAAGACGTCAAATCCCGCGCCTTCCCGACGCAAGACAATGTCTACGGATCGAAGAAATAA
- a CDS encoding pyridoxamine 5'-phosphate oxidase family protein encodes MSRLDDFRDGPAHMLWQELGELRAGMLGISGAHDAMQPMSHFSDAAAGKLWFITSDETDLVRHVGTGDQAQFCVTSQDQSFFACLTGAIRQSTDSAKLDELWSPAAAAWFEGGRDNPHVCLLEMTLSEAALWASTGNPLAVGYEMLKANMASDTTPDVGEHVVIAFPHAA; translated from the coding sequence ATGTCTCGTCTGGACGATTTTCGCGACGGCCCCGCTCATATGCTCTGGCAGGAGCTTGGCGAGTTGCGTGCCGGGATGCTCGGCATCTCGGGCGCACATGACGCCATGCAGCCGATGAGCCATTTCTCGGATGCCGCCGCTGGCAAGCTCTGGTTTATCACCTCGGATGAAACCGATCTGGTGCGCCACGTGGGCACCGGCGATCAGGCGCAGTTCTGCGTCACCTCACAGGACCAGTCGTTTTTCGCCTGCCTGACCGGGGCGATCCGTCAAAGCACGGACAGTGCCAAGCTCGATGAGCTGTGGTCCCCGGCGGCGGCGGCCTGGTTCGAGGGCGGACGCGACAACCCGCATGTCTGCTTGTTGGAAATGACGCTGTCGGAGGCCGCTCTTTGGGCGTCGACCGGCAATCCGTTGGCGGTAGGTTATGAGATGCTCAAGGCCAATATGGCGTCGGATACGACGCCGGATGTCGGCGAACATGTCGTGATCGCCTTTCCGCACGCGGCTTAA